A genomic region of Rhodococcus pyridinivorans contains the following coding sequences:
- a CDS encoding SRPBCC family protein translates to MRYSRNSHCISGEGGKEGSVSRATVKFAGRRIELTEELARVEPGRAQHRRSVKSPIRYETVYRFESEETGTRVTFHQDTEDVGNFFGKFTQPVVEKL, encoded by the coding sequence TTGCGGTACAGCAGGAACAGTCACTGCATCTCAGGTGAGGGCGGCAAGGAGGGATCCGTCTCGCGCGCCACCGTCAAGTTTGCCGGACGGCGAATCGAACTCACCGAGGAACTGGCCCGCGTCGAGCCCGGCAGAGCCCAGCACCGCCGCAGCGTGAAGAGTCCGATCCGGTACGAGACCGTCTATCGCTTCGAGTCGGAGGAGACGGGAACCCGCGTCACCTTCCACCAGGACACCGAGGACGTCGGGAACTTCTTCGGCAAGTTCACCCAGCCGGTCGTGGAGAAACTGTAG
- a CDS encoding alpha/beta fold hydrolase — protein MSNTRLVETPVAELEVRLDGEGPAVVLLPSLGRDSYEFDSIASDLAAAGFTALRPQPRGIGSSRGPMTGLDLHDLAGDVAAVIEHFDAAPAVVAGHAFGHYVARVLAADRPELVRGVAVLAAGARRFPASLTERVAKCSDLSLPDHERLVHLRDVFFAAGHDPAVWLDGWWPDAIVSQRAAMAATDKESWWTVAPSPLLDVQAGEDVFRPAETRGELVDEFGSELVSTAVVPACGHALVPEAPHEVARILVEWIRTRLG, from the coding sequence GTGAGCAACACTCGTCTTGTCGAAACACCGGTGGCCGAACTCGAGGTACGTCTCGACGGGGAAGGGCCGGCAGTCGTCCTGCTGCCCTCCCTCGGGCGCGACTCCTACGAATTCGATTCGATCGCGAGCGACCTCGCCGCAGCGGGATTCACCGCTCTGCGACCGCAACCCCGGGGTATCGGCAGCAGCCGCGGACCCATGACCGGTCTCGACCTGCACGATCTCGCGGGCGACGTCGCCGCCGTCATCGAGCATTTCGACGCCGCACCCGCTGTTGTGGCCGGTCATGCGTTCGGGCACTACGTGGCCCGGGTACTCGCCGCCGACCGGCCCGAACTCGTCCGGGGGGTCGCCGTGCTCGCCGCCGGGGCCCGCCGGTTTCCGGCTTCGCTGACCGAGCGTGTCGCCAAGTGCTCCGACCTCTCGCTTCCCGACCACGAACGACTCGTGCACCTGCGCGACGTCTTCTTCGCCGCAGGACACGATCCGGCGGTGTGGCTCGACGGGTGGTGGCCCGACGCGATCGTGTCGCAGCGGGCAGCGATGGCCGCGACCGACAAGGAATCGTGGTGGACGGTGGCGCCGTCACCTCTGCTCGACGTACAAGCAGGAGAGGACGTTTTCCGGCCCGCGGAGACCCGAGGTGAGCTCGTCGACGAGTTCGGGAGCGAACTCGTCTCCACGGCCGTCGTGCCGGCTTGCGGGCACGCCCTCGTCCCGGAGGCTCCTCACGAGGTAGCCAGGATCCTGGTCGAGTGGATCCGTACGCGTCTCGGATGA
- the lhgO gene encoding L-2-hydroxyglutarate oxidase produces the protein MGWSCCRRSPRTRACKEDRLAAHQTGHNSGVVHAGLYYTPGSLKARLCRRGVELLQTFTTDKGLPYDECGKVVVALDESDLGRLDAIFSRATANGVPGIRRIGGDEITAIEPHAVGIAALHSPHTAIIDFVAVTRALADDVVAAGGTVRTGTAVTAIREAGEQVVVGIPGDQLAFDLVITCAGLQSDRLAHTSGDTRDPRIVPFLGDYLLLEPDAAAKVRGLIYPVPDPRYPFLGVHLTRWIDGEVMVGPNAFLSPGREAYRGGRGSWRDLRDAVAWPGFWRFAAHNLPAAGRELRTASSTRRFVADAAAYMPGLTVDDVRPGPRGIRAQAMNSDGGLEDDFVVTGHGRVVHLRNAPSPGATSSMAIAEYLVDHALERIA, from the coding sequence GTGGGGTGGAGTTGTTGCAGACGTTCACCACGGACAAGGGCCTGCAAGGAGGATCGGCTCGCCGCGCATCAGACGGGGCACAACAGTGGTGTCGTCCACGCCGGCCTCTACTACACACCCGGCAGCCTCAAGGCCCGGTTGTGCAGGCGTGGGGTGGAGTTGTTGCAGACGTTCACCACGGACAAGGGCCTGCCTTACGACGAGTGCGGCAAGGTCGTCGTCGCCCTCGACGAATCGGACCTCGGCCGGCTCGACGCGATCTTCTCGCGGGCCACGGCGAACGGGGTCCCCGGCATCAGACGCATCGGCGGCGACGAGATCACCGCGATCGAACCGCACGCCGTCGGGATCGCGGCCCTTCATTCCCCGCACACGGCGATCATCGATTTCGTCGCCGTCACCCGCGCGCTCGCGGACGACGTCGTTGCCGCGGGCGGCACGGTGCGGACCGGTACCGCCGTGACGGCGATCCGTGAGGCGGGCGAGCAGGTCGTCGTCGGCATCCCGGGCGATCAACTGGCCTTCGACCTGGTGATCACGTGCGCGGGACTGCAGTCCGACCGCCTCGCCCACACCTCGGGTGACACCCGCGACCCGCGGATCGTCCCGTTCCTCGGCGACTATCTGCTACTCGAACCCGACGCGGCGGCGAAGGTGCGCGGGTTGATCTATCCGGTGCCCGATCCCCGCTATCCGTTCCTCGGTGTGCATCTCACCCGGTGGATAGACGGTGAGGTGATGGTGGGACCCAACGCCTTCCTCTCCCCCGGCCGCGAGGCCTATCGCGGCGGGCGCGGATCGTGGCGGGATCTGCGCGATGCCGTCGCCTGGCCCGGTTTCTGGCGGTTCGCCGCCCACAACCTGCCCGCAGCGGGCCGGGAACTGCGCACCGCGAGCAGCACTCGGCGGTTCGTCGCCGATGCGGCCGCGTACATGCCCGGGCTGACCGTCGACGACGTGCGGCCGGGTCCGCGCGGCATCCGCGCCCAGGCGATGAACTCCGACGGAGGTCTCGAGGACGACTTCGTCGTCACCGGGCACGGACGGGTCGTGCACCTGCGCAACGCCCCGTCGCCCGGAGCCACCTCGTCGATGGCGATCGCGGAGTATCTCGTCGACCACGCACTCGAACGCATCGCCTGA
- a CDS encoding glycosyltransferase: MARILIVTLEGGGNYPLEAALGCELHRRGHHVRVLGHESQRKVAEDACLVFCGYRHSPTWTPHVELSTPKVLTMAYAMMTDPAVARDVGDEIAGEPTDLVIVDCMLFNAQDAAARTGVPHVVLFHSFFAAFDGAFRHGPFGIGSRLRGLGPKRLWEQADMRLVCSDRVLDPAARRRTDGSMTWTGAIHDAKAAAVGRTPPRVLVSLSTAGFPGQRRTYQNIFDAAAEMDAEFVVTTGPAIDPTGLRVPSNATVHRYVPHHELMSTCSAVVGHGGHATAFRALAHGLPILIMPMSAVTDQAIIGREVAKAGAGIRLRKTASPEQIRAALERLLTDDGHRTAAAELGARLRTVDGASAAADRVLTLVDH, encoded by the coding sequence GTGGCACGCATCCTGATCGTCACACTGGAAGGCGGCGGGAACTACCCGCTCGAAGCAGCGCTCGGATGCGAGTTGCACCGCCGCGGACATCACGTTCGGGTTCTCGGTCACGAATCGCAACGGAAGGTCGCGGAGGATGCCTGCCTCGTCTTCTGCGGCTACCGGCACTCGCCGACCTGGACCCCGCACGTAGAACTGAGCACCCCGAAAGTGCTGACCATGGCCTACGCCATGATGACCGACCCCGCCGTCGCACGGGATGTGGGGGACGAGATCGCCGGGGAGCCGACCGATCTGGTGATCGTCGATTGCATGCTGTTCAACGCCCAGGACGCTGCGGCGCGCACCGGGGTGCCGCACGTGGTGCTGTTCCATTCCTTCTTCGCCGCATTCGACGGCGCCTTCCGGCACGGACCGTTCGGGATCGGTTCGCGACTACGCGGCCTGGGTCCGAAGCGACTGTGGGAACAGGCCGACATGCGACTCGTGTGCTCGGACCGAGTGCTCGACCCGGCCGCGCGACGGCGCACGGACGGCTCGATGACCTGGACCGGTGCGATCCACGACGCGAAGGCCGCGGCGGTCGGTCGAACACCGCCGCGCGTGCTGGTCAGTCTGAGCACCGCCGGCTTCCCGGGTCAGCGCCGCACTTACCAGAACATCTTCGACGCCGCCGCGGAGATGGACGCGGAGTTCGTCGTCACGACCGGGCCGGCGATCGACCCTACCGGGTTGCGCGTACCATCCAATGCGACCGTCCACCGGTACGTCCCGCACCACGAGCTGATGTCGACCTGTTCGGCGGTCGTCGGGCACGGCGGGCACGCGACGGCCTTCCGGGCTCTCGCACACGGACTTCCGATACTGATCATGCCCATGTCGGCGGTGACGGATCAGGCGATCATCGGTCGTGAGGTCGCGAAGGCGGGGGCTGGAATCCGCCTGCGGAAGACCGCCTCGCCCGAGCAGATACGCGCGGCCTTGGAGAGGCTGCTGACCGACGACGGTCATCGCACGGCGGCAGCAGAGCTCGGCGCCCGTCTCCGAACCGTCGACGGTGCGTCGGCTGCGGCCGACCGGGTGTTGACGCTCGTCGACCACTGA
- a CDS encoding excalibur calcium-binding domain-containing protein: MKFRRIVAATLGCVALTVAAPSTATAFPLVDLLPKGIADLVPSGSFNPFAPPPAPPAPPAPPAPQAAPQVAPAPPARQAPAVPSGGFENCTEAWNAGAAPVHRNDPGYAPRLDRDNDGIGCERDPR; this comes from the coding sequence ATGAAGTTCCGCCGCATCGTCGCTGCGACGCTGGGGTGTGTGGCTCTGACGGTCGCCGCACCGTCGACCGCCACCGCCTTCCCTCTCGTGGACCTGCTCCCGAAGGGCATCGCCGATCTCGTTCCGAGCGGATCGTTCAATCCGTTCGCTCCGCCGCCGGCACCTCCGGCTCCCCCTGCCCCGCCGGCACCCCAGGCGGCTCCGCAGGTCGCGCCGGCTCCCCCGGCCCGTCAGGCTCCGGCCGTACCGAGCGGTGGGTTCGAGAACTGCACCGAGGCATGGAATGCGGGCGCTGCTCCGGTCCACCGCAACGACCCCGGATACGCTCCGCGTCTCGACCGCGACAACGACGGGATCGGCTGCGAGCGCGATCCGCGCTGA
- a CDS encoding 3-oxoacyl-ACP reductase family protein has translation MTSTIEPSSQIAAGGNKLRGRVAFVTGGTRGIGAAISRSLASQGAAVAAGYGRNTAQADQFLADLNETGRKDVRYSVHRGDVANADDCRRTIDEVIETHGRLDILINNAGITIDRTVLKMQDEDWDTVIGVNLSGAFYLAQAALRHMLERGTGRIVNVSSVIGETGNIGQANYAASKAGLFGLTKTLAKEAAFYLAKNDKLDPNGIGVTVNTVTPGFVATEMVEAIPEKVLARITDTIPVKRLADPQEIARVVHFLAADASSYITGQVWGVNGGLDM, from the coding sequence ATGACCAGCACCATCGAACCCAGCTCGCAGATCGCTGCCGGCGGAAACAAACTCCGCGGACGCGTCGCCTTCGTCACCGGCGGCACACGCGGCATCGGTGCGGCGATCAGCCGCAGCCTGGCGAGCCAGGGCGCCGCCGTCGCCGCAGGCTACGGACGCAACACCGCCCAGGCGGATCAGTTCCTCGCAGACCTGAACGAGACGGGCCGCAAGGACGTCCGTTACTCCGTGCACCGCGGTGACGTCGCGAACGCCGACGACTGCCGACGCACCATCGACGAGGTCATCGAAACGCACGGCCGTCTCGACATCCTGATCAACAACGCCGGCATCACCATCGACCGCACGGTGCTGAAGATGCAGGACGAGGACTGGGACACCGTCATCGGCGTGAACCTCTCGGGTGCGTTCTACCTGGCGCAGGCCGCACTGCGCCACATGCTCGAGCGTGGCACCGGACGCATCGTCAACGTCTCCTCCGTCATCGGCGAGACCGGCAACATCGGCCAGGCCAACTACGCGGCATCGAAGGCCGGCCTGTTCGGTCTCACCAAGACCCTCGCCAAGGAAGCGGCCTTCTACCTGGCCAAGAACGACAAGCTGGACCCGAACGGCATCGGCGTCACCGTCAACACCGTCACCCCGGGCTTCGTCGCCACCGAGATGGTCGAGGCCATCCCCGAGAAGGTTCTCGCACGCATCACCGACACCATCCCCGTGAAACGACTGGCCGACCCGCAGGAGATCGCCCGGGTCGTGCACTTCCTCGCCGCGGACGCCTCCTCGTACATCACCGGTCAGGTATGGGGCGTCAACGGCGGCCTGGACATGTGA
- a CDS encoding 3-oxoacyl-ACP synthase III family protein, with amino-acid sequence MQPFELNRHGRIVFPSNFVPELDFSTLSSVDHLDAVIRRDFDTKAPTVSEILSRHELGKYASKFEIMRDMALNVFWADRFPLMMFERRVIRWGDVPRNRDDVYMPRLTPWPEAEERLGAVEEAYRALPRAWDSAAEDRIFDRLFAVFGSRRHFAGDLPTVKPTVPQLISDPENITLRVRHYDPNHPVFGYDEILDCHEDVAELEALSRWSMVLHNQQPWDGSETELVRVADLKDDDYVVASHPRNREVQRFINRVMSGKTRKATSYTRHEPVAPSAPYPAVDVRSEFAIAPRIDAIAVAHGDQVCTNEDLIRNTAYNWSPMSADEITAKTGIEQRRYTSGTFEDLALTAAKQAITYAGVGPQDIGAVITCTCTSGRLIPSLATWISGELGIGQTHASFDLIAACAGMPYGLAEATRILQQVKRPVLVVCVEKFSDKIGTVRPSRMIFGDGAAAMVISPAAEGEAPDLEFFNSYASGPTSEVNSIIWPNPDFDNFITVYGPEVKTLAGRYLAQMLDEIKALPSPDDAERSLLDDIDLIVPHQANKTMVIELAANAGLSADRLYFNIEKVGNTSSASIPLAIHDAVRDGVITEPVRIFAPGFGAGAVAGYTVMRIDPKVVVPFEETAAG; translated from the coding sequence ATGCAGCCATTCGAGCTCAATCGGCACGGCCGAATTGTCTTCCCCTCCAATTTCGTTCCCGAACTCGACTTCTCCACGCTGAGCAGCGTCGACCACCTCGACGCCGTCATCCGACGCGACTTCGACACCAAGGCACCCACGGTCTCGGAGATCCTCTCCCGGCACGAACTGGGCAAGTACGCCTCGAAGTTCGAGATCATGCGGGACATGGCCCTGAACGTCTTCTGGGCCGACCGATTCCCGCTGATGATGTTCGAGCGGCGCGTCATTCGCTGGGGCGACGTTCCCCGCAACCGCGACGACGTCTACATGCCTCGTCTGACTCCCTGGCCCGAGGCCGAAGAGCGGCTGGGGGCGGTCGAGGAGGCCTACCGCGCTCTCCCCCGCGCATGGGACAGTGCCGCCGAGGACCGCATCTTCGATCGACTCTTCGCGGTCTTCGGTTCGCGTCGTCACTTCGCCGGCGACCTGCCCACGGTCAAACCGACCGTGCCACAGCTGATCTCCGATCCGGAGAACATCACCCTGCGTGTTCGCCACTACGATCCGAACCACCCCGTCTTCGGATACGACGAGATCCTCGACTGTCACGAGGACGTCGCCGAACTCGAGGCACTGAGCCGCTGGTCGATGGTTCTGCACAACCAGCAGCCCTGGGACGGAAGCGAAACCGAACTCGTCCGGGTCGCGGACCTGAAGGACGACGACTACGTCGTGGCCTCCCATCCGCGCAATCGCGAGGTCCAGCGGTTCATCAACCGGGTCATGTCGGGCAAGACCCGTAAGGCCACCTCGTACACGCGGCACGAACCGGTGGCACCGTCTGCGCCCTACCCGGCCGTCGACGTGCGCTCGGAGTTCGCGATCGCACCCCGCATCGATGCGATCGCGGTCGCGCACGGCGACCAGGTGTGCACCAACGAGGACCTGATCCGTAACACCGCCTACAACTGGTCGCCCATGTCGGCCGACGAGATCACGGCCAAGACCGGGATCGAGCAGCGCCGGTACACCTCGGGAACCTTCGAGGACCTGGCCCTGACGGCGGCGAAGCAGGCGATCACCTACGCCGGAGTCGGCCCGCAGGACATCGGCGCGGTCATCACCTGCACGTGCACGAGCGGTCGGCTGATCCCGTCGCTGGCCACGTGGATCTCGGGCGAACTGGGCATCGGGCAGACCCATGCCTCGTTCGACCTGATCGCGGCGTGCGCGGGAATGCCCTACGGCCTGGCCGAGGCGACCCGCATCCTGCAGCAGGTCAAGCGCCCCGTCCTCGTGGTGTGCGTCGAGAAGTTCTCGGACAAGATCGGCACCGTCCGGCCGTCCCGGATGATCTTCGGTGACGGCGCCGCGGCGATGGTCATCTCTCCGGCCGCCGAGGGCGAGGCACCCGATCTCGAGTTCTTCAACAGCTACGCGAGCGGCCCGACGAGCGAGGTCAACTCGATCATCTGGCCGAACCCGGACTTCGACAACTTCATCACGGTCTACGGACCCGAGGTGAAGACGCTCGCCGGTCGTTATCTGGCGCAGATGCTCGACGAGATCAAGGCCCTCCCGTCTCCCGACGACGCCGAGCGTTCGCTGCTCGACGACATCGATCTCATCGTTCCCCATCAGGCGAACAAGACGATGGTCATCGAGCTCGCCGCGAACGCCGGACTCTCGGCCGACCGGTTGTACTTCAACATCGAGAAGGTCGGCAACACGTCGTCGGCGAGCATCCCGCTCGCGATCCACGACGCGGTCCGCGACGGGGTCATCACCGAACCGGTGCGCATCTTCGCTCCCGGCTTCGGTGCCGGAGCGGTGGCGGGGTACACCGTCATGCGGATCGACCCGAAGGTGGTCGTGCCGTTCGAGGAGACTGCCGCCGGCTGA
- a CDS encoding SDR family oxidoreductase: MARIALFGGHGKVALHLERLLADAGHETSAFIRNPDHADDVRAAGGTPVVADVEKMDIAEITELLRGHDAVVWSAGAGGGNPERTYAVDRDAAIASMTAAQEAGVRRYVMVSYFGARPDHGVPEDNSFYAYAEAKSAADTHLRGTDLDWTILGPSALTLDPPTGRIEIEGHGASDKGQVSRADVAAVAAAVLERPETVGRTIEFNNGDVPIDEALDALR; encoded by the coding sequence ATGGCACGAATCGCACTCTTCGGAGGACACGGCAAGGTCGCGTTGCATCTCGAGCGGCTGCTGGCCGATGCCGGTCACGAGACCAGCGCATTCATCCGCAATCCCGATCACGCCGACGATGTCCGCGCTGCCGGTGGCACGCCCGTCGTCGCCGACGTCGAGAAGATGGACATCGCCGAGATCACCGAGCTGCTGCGCGGCCACGACGCGGTGGTCTGGTCTGCAGGCGCGGGCGGAGGGAATCCCGAACGCACCTACGCGGTGGACCGCGACGCGGCGATCGCCTCGATGACCGCCGCGCAGGAGGCCGGGGTCCGCCGGTACGTGATGGTGTCGTACTTCGGGGCCCGCCCCGACCACGGCGTCCCCGAGGACAACAGCTTCTATGCCTATGCCGAGGCCAAGTCGGCCGCGGACACCCATCTGCGGGGTACCGACCTCGACTGGACGATCCTCGGTCCGAGCGCGTTGACCCTCGACCCGCCCACCGGCCGCATCGAGATCGAGGGGCACGGGGCGAGCGACAAGGGGCAGGTCTCGCGCGCCGACGTCGCGGCCGTCGCCGCAGCGGTGCTCGAGCGACCGGAGACGGTGGGACGCACCATCGAGTTCAACAACGGTGACGTCCCGATCGACGAGGCACTCGACGCGCTGAGGTAG
- a CDS encoding helix-turn-helix transcriptional regulator — MTASRQASALRSEVRDIALGTADPVEFRHAVLDTIRRRIHYDIGCIALVDPASMLFTSVTMLGADAPPGRAAKTVAHIEYGTSRFANTYRKLARTRTGVQTIREAIDCDIRDSLPYSEILEPQGMDDEVRLVFRGRDGRVWGGGTLMRAPGRRFDADDVAALAGCVGEIGDGLRLSLLRESPRLAADASPGGSGPAVVVVGADNEIESATPQAVEYLERLGAEGAFMLPAVVVAVRFRYEGAAARVVRVRTEDGQWLVLRAGSLDGRGESARIVVVIEPAQPGQLVALTAALHGLTERETEVLARVLAGETRTEIARGLFVSPYTAQDHLKSIYAKTGVNSRQELVARLFFTHCLPRVGTEIGPDGWFVEKPAPTSVPVGAHRKR, encoded by the coding sequence ATGACCGCGTCACGGCAGGCGTCGGCGCTCCGCAGCGAGGTTCGGGACATCGCACTCGGAACCGCCGACCCGGTCGAGTTCCGGCACGCCGTCCTCGACACGATCCGGCGGCGTATCCACTACGACATCGGATGCATCGCTCTCGTCGATCCGGCGAGCATGTTGTTCACGTCCGTGACCATGCTCGGCGCCGACGCCCCGCCCGGTCGTGCCGCGAAGACGGTGGCACACATCGAGTACGGCACGTCGCGCTTCGCGAACACCTACCGCAAGCTCGCCCGGACGCGCACCGGTGTCCAGACGATCCGCGAGGCGATCGACTGCGACATCCGCGATTCCTTGCCCTACAGCGAGATCCTCGAACCGCAGGGAATGGACGACGAGGTGCGCCTCGTCTTCCGGGGCCGTGACGGGCGCGTCTGGGGCGGCGGCACTCTCATGCGCGCCCCCGGCCGACGCTTCGACGCCGACGATGTGGCAGCACTCGCAGGATGCGTGGGCGAGATCGGCGACGGACTGCGGTTGTCGTTGCTCCGCGAATCCCCTCGACTCGCGGCGGACGCATCACCCGGCGGTTCCGGTCCCGCGGTCGTGGTGGTGGGCGCGGACAACGAGATCGAATCGGCTACTCCGCAGGCGGTGGAGTATCTCGAGCGACTCGGTGCCGAAGGCGCCTTCATGCTCCCGGCCGTAGTGGTCGCCGTCCGTTTCCGCTACGAAGGGGCCGCCGCGCGCGTCGTCCGTGTCCGTACGGAGGACGGTCAGTGGCTCGTCCTGCGGGCCGGGTCGCTGGACGGCCGAGGAGAATCGGCCCGGATCGTCGTCGTGATCGAACCCGCGCAGCCCGGTCAGCTCGTGGCTCTGACCGCCGCCCTTCACGGTCTCACCGAACGGGAGACCGAAGTCCTCGCCCGCGTTCTTGCGGGAGAGACACGCACCGAGATCGCGCGTGGACTGTTCGTCAGCCCGTACACCGCGCAGGACCACCTGAAGAGCATCTATGCGAAGACGGGCGTGAACAGTCGGCAGGAACTCGTCGCACGACTGTTCTTCACGCACTGCCTCCCCCGGGTCGGTACGGAGATCGGGCCGGACGGGTGGTTCGTCGAGAAACCGGCGCCGACGAGCGTCCCGGTCGGTGCACATCGGAAGAGGTGA
- a CDS encoding DUF5602 domain-containing protein — MKKHRASRSIAVLLAACVAVAVGGVASAVPTPAHLHFGQAVSVGDGTARAYATVDANGAPTAVGIRFSPAALDGLPDVDEMYMLHLPVQASDTVFDHVMLNWNPRGHDPTVLFGKPHFDMHFYMTDMAAIEAIDPTAPDYAARAERLPDPKYMPGDYVTPPGMLASQLAVPFMGVHWLDITEGMVPGVYNFTETFVNGSWDGDYTFMEPMITREWLLTRPTIREQIKLPAAYQHSAWYPTVYSVGFDEQAQEYDIALGGMVPRQES; from the coding sequence ATGAAGAAACATCGAGCATCTCGTTCCATCGCAGTGCTCCTCGCCGCGTGCGTCGCCGTGGCGGTCGGCGGCGTGGCGTCGGCGGTGCCCACACCTGCCCACCTGCACTTCGGTCAGGCAGTGAGCGTCGGTGACGGAACCGCGCGTGCGTACGCCACCGTCGATGCGAACGGGGCCCCGACCGCCGTCGGTATCCGCTTCTCGCCGGCGGCCCTCGACGGACTGCCCGATGTCGACGAGATGTACATGCTGCACCTGCCCGTTCAGGCATCCGACACGGTGTTCGACCACGTCATGCTGAACTGGAACCCGCGCGGACACGATCCGACCGTGCTGTTCGGGAAGCCCCATTTCGACATGCACTTCTATATGACCGACATGGCGGCGATCGAAGCAATCGACCCGACCGCACCGGATTACGCCGCTCGCGCGGAACGACTCCCGGACCCGAAGTACATGCCCGGCGACTACGTGACCCCGCCGGGGATGCTCGCATCGCAACTCGCGGTGCCGTTCATGGGTGTGCACTGGCTCGACATCACGGAAGGAATGGTTCCGGGCGTTTACAACTTCACCGAGACGTTCGTCAACGGTTCGTGGGACGGCGACTACACCTTCATGGAGCCGATGATCACGCGGGAGTGGCTGCTGACCCGTCCCACCATCCGCGAACAGATCAAGTTGCCGGCCGCCTATCAGCACTCGGCCTGGTATCCCACCGTCTACAGCGTCGGATTCGACGAGCAGGCGCAGGAATACGACATCGCCCTCGGAGGGATGGTCCCGCGCCAGGAATCCTGA
- a CDS encoding permease prefix domain 1-containing protein translates to MTLDAHLEDRIAGWRNYVADYRVISSSDIDEMEDHLREQISDLASVGLTADEAFLVAVGRMGGLDEVSREFAQEHSDRLWKQLVLTGGGRGEESGTPRRRRELAVVLACALGAGLAVRAGFEWLSDNALVRNAAVLMLPFLTLYFAWKRQMSPKSSALLAVPFVLVAIVLNVFPFEPGGATEIIAAIHAPVVLWFVVGAAYVAGQWRSHRRRMDFVRFTGEFAVYLALLALGGGVLMGLTAGAFSALEIDIEPFFEQWIVPFGPAGAIVVAAWLVEAKQQVVENIAPVLTRVFTPVTILMLIALFVAVIAAHSVVDVDRGLLILMDLILVLVLGLLLYSISARDPHAAPDVFDLLQVMLIAAALAVDLLMLTAMAARIAEFGFTANKVTALGLNLVLLANLVWAAWLGISFLRGRTGFAAVERWQMRYLPVYCGWAALAVVAIPPLFRFV, encoded by the coding sequence ATGACACTCGACGCACATCTCGAGGACCGGATCGCCGGCTGGCGCAACTACGTCGCCGACTATCGGGTCATCTCGTCCTCGGACATCGACGAGATGGAAGATCATCTGCGGGAACAGATCTCGGACCTCGCGTCGGTCGGACTGACGGCCGACGAGGCATTCCTCGTCGCGGTCGGCCGGATGGGTGGTCTCGACGAGGTCTCCCGCGAGTTCGCCCAGGAACACTCCGACCGGCTGTGGAAGCAGCTCGTCCTCACCGGTGGCGGTCGCGGTGAGGAGTCCGGAACCCCGCGTCGCCGTAGGGAACTCGCGGTCGTCCTCGCCTGCGCGCTCGGTGCCGGTCTGGCCGTCCGGGCCGGATTCGAGTGGCTCTCCGATAACGCACTGGTGCGCAACGCCGCCGTGCTCATGCTGCCCTTCCTCACGCTGTATTTCGCGTGGAAGCGTCAGATGAGTCCGAAGAGCAGTGCGCTCCTTGCCGTTCCGTTCGTCCTCGTGGCGATCGTGCTCAACGTCTTCCCGTTCGAACCGGGCGGCGCCACCGAGATCATCGCGGCGATCCACGCCCCGGTGGTCCTGTGGTTCGTCGTCGGTGCGGCCTATGTCGCAGGGCAGTGGCGATCCCATCGCCGTCGCATGGACTTCGTGCGCTTCACCGGGGAGTTCGCCGTGTACCTGGCGCTGCTCGCGCTCGGCGGCGGCGTGCTCATGGGGCTGACCGCGGGTGCCTTCAGCGCCCTGGAGATCGATATCGAACCGTTCTTCGAACAGTGGATCGTCCCGTTCGGGCCGGCCGGAGCGATCGTCGTCGCGGCCTGGCTCGTCGAGGCGAAGCAGCAGGTCGTGGAGAACATCGCTCCCGTTCTCACCCGGGTCTTCACGCCCGTCACGATCCTCATGCTGATCGCGCTGTTCGTCGCGGTGATCGCGGCCCACAGCGTCGTCGACGTCGACCGGGGCCTGCTGATCCTCATGGACCTGATCCTCGTGCTCGTCCTCGGACTTCTGCTCTACTCGATCTCTGCCCGCGACCCGCACGCCGCACCGGACGTCTTCGATCTGCTGCAGGTGATGCTGATCGCCGCGGCGCTCGCTGTCGACCTGCTGATGCTCACCGCGATGGCCGCCCGCATCGCCGAGTTCGGCTTCACCGCCAACAAGGTCACCGCCCTCGGTCTGAACCTCGTCCTCCTGGCGAACCTCGTGTGGGCGGCGTGGCTCGGCATCTCGTTCCTGCGGGGCCGCACCGGTTTCGCGGCGGTCGAGCGGTGGCAGATGCGCTACCTGCCCGTCTACTGCGGGTGGGCGGCACTGGCGGTCGTCGCGATCCCGCCGCTCTTCCGGTTCGTGTGA